In the genome of Lathyrus oleraceus cultivar Zhongwan6 chromosome 4, CAAS_Psat_ZW6_1.0, whole genome shotgun sequence, the window TGAGGTCATACATGTCCCTAAGGTCACTGCAGACTCTCCTCTGACGCCTCCGCCATCACCGGATCTGATCCTGCAACCTGAGTCCGATCTTCCGATTGTCCTTCGAAAAGGTATACGTCAAACACGAAATCCTTCTCCATATCatattgatttatgttatcaCCGTCTTTCCCCTTTGCAGTATACTTGTTTTTTTTGTCTTCTGTTTCTATTCCTAAAACTCCAGGTAAAGCATTATCTCACCCTGAGTGGAGGCAAGcaatgattgatgaaatgtgtgCTCTTCAAAGCAGTGGTACCTGGGAACTGGTTCCTCTACCCCCTGGGAAATCTTTAGTAGGTTGTCATTGGTTTTATACAGTGAAGGTTGGTCCAGATGGTAAGATTGATCGGTTTAAAGCTCGCTTGGTAGCCAAAGGATATACTCAGATTTTTGGATTGGATTATAGTGATACCTTCTCACTCGTAGCCAAGATGGCATCTGTTAGACTTCTTCTAGCCATTGTAGCCATTCGATATTGGTCTCTTCATCAACTTGATATCAAAAATGattttttacatggtgatcttgaagaggaagtatatatggagcaaCCACCTGAATTTGTTGCTCAAGGGGAGTCATTGAATATGGTATGTAGGTTACACATgtctctttatggtcttaagcaaTCTCTGAGAGCTTGGTTCGGCAGATTCAGCGTTGTAGTACaacagtttggtatggtccaTAGTGAAGTTGGTCATTCTGTTTTTTGTCGTCACTCAGCCCAAGggtgtatttatcttattgtgtaCGTAGATTATATTATCATAACTGGTAGTGATCAGCAGGGTATACTCTAGTTAAAACAATATCTCTCGAATCAATTTTagacaaaagatcttggtaaactccgttatttcttgggtattgaggtagcCCAATCTAAATATGGTTTGGTGATTTCTCATCGGAAATATGttatggatattttggaaaaAACATGTTTGTTGAATGTTAAACCAGTTGATACTTCTATTGATCCAAGTGTCAAACTAATACCCAATTAGGGGGAGTCTCTATCTGACTCAGGAAGGTATAAGAGATTGGTTGGAAAGTTGAATCATCTCACAGTCACTCGTCTAGACATTTCTTTTGCAGTTAGTGTGGTAAGTCAGTTTTTAAATTCCCCTTGTCAGGAACACATGGATGTTGTTATCCGGATTCTGAGATACATTAAATGTGCTACAAAAAAAGGTTTAGTGTATGAAGATAAAGGACATACTCAGATGATTGGATACTCTGATGTTGATTGGGAAGGGTCATCCATTGATAGACGATCCACCTCTGGGTATTGTGTACTAGTTGGAGGAAACTTTCTATcctggaaaagtaagaaacaaaatgtAGTTGCAAGATCAAGTGTCGAGGCAGAGTATAGGGTCATGGCAATGAcaacatgtgaacttatttggttaaaacagttgctcaaggaacttcaaattgaagaagtAAGACCAATGACAtttatttgtgataatcaagtTGCATTGCACATTGCTTTAAATTCAGTCTTCCATGAGATGACCAATCATATTGAGATAGACGGTCACTTTGTTAGAGAGAAGATCGATCAGGTGACATCGTCACAAGCtttgtcaactctaatgatcaattgaCAGACGTGTTTACAAAATCTCTGCAAAGTTCCAGAACAAATTATATATGTAACAAACttggtgcatttgacttatatgctcaagcttgaggaggagtgttgatatttgtaaatatatagtGTTGAGAATATTAGTATATTCTtccacatcgactatatcatataattagttgtaatctctctctatataataaagtctccgtaGTGCTTTTCTAAACACACGGTTTAACCTAAATGTCTCTAAGTCTCTCCTAATTCAATAAATTAGATAGAATTTTTAAAAATCTTAAGTATAGGAGGGTAATGACATAAATTAAGAAGTTTCATGTGCATTCTTTGTAATAATCATCATTAATTTTTCATTGAATTTTATTGTAGGATTAATTATAGTTTTTAATCCTCTATTTTATATGATTCTCCTATTTCAAATTTAAACAGTTTTGctcttatttttttatttttgcaAACATTTGTATTTTTTAATGATAATTTTCATATAAAGCATGATAAATTATCGTATATAAACCTATTataaaattttataaataaaaatataaattaaaaaatgatGGGACTAAAATTGTTTGAATTTAAAgttaaataattaattttataaattaaGTAAAATTTGGGGATCAAAAATATAATTTAACCTTTATCCAATTAGTCTTAAATTTTAAGTTGAATTTGAATGACTGTGATTATCTTGTTAGATCCAAAATTGCATAATTAAAAACAGTCTTGCAATTTGGGGTGGAAATAAGGCGCATAATGTTTGGCTTTAGAAAGTTCGAGTCTGATTTTcaataaaattttaaatttgacctatgatatatatatatatatatatatatatatatatatatatatatatatatatatatatatatatatatatatatatatatatatatatatatatatatataatatatatatatatatatatatatatatatatatatatatatgtattcTTTTAAAAAATTTGATCTAGAATGTTTTAAATTAATGCTTTTAAATAGTCTATTATATCTATTTTACAAATTCACTTTTTTTATAGAGATTAATTATTATGTACTATCGGTGTAAAAAGATTTTCACTGtcgattcatcatcatcatccgtttgaattactttatagatttttaaaataaaagtcaaacttattttaatatccaacgtttaggattaactgacggtgtaaaatcccTTTATCAtgtgtatttcaattaaatcctttCTTATATATTATTTGATTCATTTTCTATAcggatatatatatatataagttggtCTATCAAATTTCAAAAGATTTTTTTAAAAGATTAAATctcttttatttaattaaatatttttttaataaatctAAATTCAGGGTAGCAAATCAGATATATGTTAAAGCATTGGACTCCCAATTTTGAGagtatatttatttattttaattacGAAAACAatgcattttatatttgtttttatttgtaAAGTTATAATTAATTTTTGAGTTAATTTGAATTGTGATGATTCTCTGATTagattaaaaaaaaaatatatttaagttggatctatttaattaaatatattttttttaaaatttaaatctaATATTTTTGTTTAATATAAAATTAGACTTTACTTAAACAGAAGGAATATTTAACCTATTAAACACTATATAATTTTTGTTTAATAGATTCAATTAGACTTTACTTAAATAAATGAAACTATACTTTTtacattttttaaaaaaatttaaatctatatttaaaaaaaaaattaaatctaaTATTCCTGACATATTCTCATTTCTACTATTTGCAAAAgaattttataattaaaaataaaaagaaaatacCAAAAACTTAGATACAGACTTGATATTTATCTGCTTTGATAGGACTAATACAAGACAAAAATCCATATTTGTGGTCAATTAAAATATATAGATAATGAGTTTCTTACGTTAAAGtataataaatttttatttataCTTTTGAACATTACGTGTACTTGTTACTTGTTAGATAATACATGTAAGACGAAATATCCTCTTAATAGAAGATTCCTTTGACCATAGAATAAGGAAATATACTAAAACCTGCACTAACACTATTAGTAGCACTTTTGATTTATTTTCCATCACATTGATGCAATATGGACATAGGGCATATAGTATAGTATGACCTATTTATAAAAAGATTGTAGGTCAAATTCAGATCTTTTCCATCTTTCTTATACCCCATGTCTCTTAAAAAGTATTTgattattataaataaatttgattttttttaatatatttatatGTAGTTTATATATCGACTAGATATATTAACtattaaaaatatcaaaaaaattaaatttaaatgaTAAGAGGATGTATTTTATTTGTACGTTTTTAATATTTCAAGATAAATGtctttttaaaatattaatataatatttattatttatttttattattatacctttatttattaatttttacTATTTTCAACTACTCCACtatttataataaataaaaatattttaataaataaaattaattttattattaaaattaacctatctaattattttcttaaaaaatacgaaaaactcaaataaaatatttattatgAGACGGAAGGTATAttaaataatttataaaaaattatttagTTTAAAAAAAATACTTAAAGATAGATTATTAGAAAGCTTAAATTTAAAATAgatttttaaatatattttaagGAATTTTAAATCGGATAGGcaaaaaaattcataataatCAGCAACTCATACATACTTTAAAAATTTATTGCAGGTTAAATTCGGGTTTTCTATAACTTAAATTGTACATCTTTAgttataataaaatataaatttcTTGAAACATTACGATTGAGGATTTTAAAATGATTTTAATCTTTTAAATAATTATTTGTATGattttaattataatttattCTTTAATATTAAAAATGATAATAATATTAGTATCATTTTGTGTGGTTTTTGGCGATGTGAGACCATTCTTTAAAACCCTAATTAGAATAGCAAAACCATGTGCCATCCTGACGCTGTTGACCTTTAGGGTGGTGCCTTGCTCCACAGAATAGTTATAGCACGGATCTGATCCATCTGAAGCTGCTCCCCAATCAAACACATTGCCTTCTACTGGAGCCATTCATGAAGCCATGCACTTTAATgcaaaaattaaaataaaagaattgaTGTTGGTTGCCATTACTACTATgaatatttaatattaataaatttaaattaaattaatattctATTAAACTGAATTAAACACATTTATACCTAATTAATTAGGTGTCACAGTATAGAAAAGGTACTTCATAATCGTGCACGTATGTATATAATGATTAAAAAAAAGTAATCATGATTCATGACACAGGTGAGAAGTTATGTATACCAACCTAAAACTATTATTGATATGCGAATTCCCGTGCATTAATAAATACTCCTACTTATAcaacaaattttctttttatGGATTTATTAAAAGAAAATTCTTACACTCTTTCacttattttatatatatatatatatatatatatatatatatatatatatatatatatatatatatatatatatatatatatatatatatgagacTAAAATAACATTTATTGTGGTGACAAAACCAATAGGATCCTCCTTACTTTCGCTTTTCCCAAAATTTTGCAGatataaatattaatataaaaCTTTGAATTTTTTGATTTTAAAGATATTAAGGTTTTAGACTATAGCTGTCTTgaatcattttttttaaatttaaattgaACAAACATGTTCATATGCCACTATAATTTAAAAAATAGATCGTAACTGCAAAAACGATTGCGACAAAATAGTTCGGCAAGTGTTAGTATCGATATTGTTATTATATTTCtgttaaaaaaaattataattaattcACACCACAACAATCGTAATTAGTGTCCCGCCGACAAAAAAATCACAAATTCTCACACAACCGTTTTTTAAAACTTTGTAtgcaataaataaataaataaagtaataaatatatttaataaaataattttctCTTGATTCAAAGAAGGTTACTGTTGTAGGTTTGATTAAAGTGCATAATGAATTACTATCTCCGATTTTTATTATATATCATTTTGgaaaatataaaatattttttactatattataagtcgttttataatatcaatgaatcattaatgttattttttctattatatcCTTAAATATTTATTAGTCTCTCTTCTTTCAATTATGTATTGTCTTTCCAATATTATTAATGAAGGATAATTTTGTAAAATCCTTCCTAATTTATTCTTTATTCATCAAAAATTCATTGATGGAATCTACATTATAGGTGTTCATGGTTGATTTCATTCGGTTCAATTTGcaataataattttaataaaaatatatttaactGTTAAAATTGttttaatgcaatttaaaattAATTTGTACTAGTATTTATAAACAAGTATAATACAGTTTAATAATACCGTTTAATTAACCATATTTTTTTGCATACCCCTGATCTACAACACGCACGTAACACTATATAAGCAGTTACTACTACATATAGACAAGACAACAGCATTTGCATATTGATTACTTGTGACAAAATGGAGACACAAAGCCAGCTCCATGTTTCATCAAATTCAAATCAGCACAAAGAAGGAACCTCTTTTTTCAAAACTTGTTTCAATGGACTCAACACCTTAGCAggtctctctctctctatatatatatatatatatctttcTTTATTTCAAACTCTTATACGAATTAATCACAATTTATTACGAATAAAAGTATCTGTATCAGCACCTTCTGATACCGTTTTGTCATAGTCAAAGGTGTTGATACCTTCTAATACTCTAACAAGGATAATAATATACATTTTCAGGTATGGGAATGCTCTCAATGCCATATGCAATTTCACAAGGAGGTTGGATAAGTTTTATGCTTCTGATTATTTTGGCCGTGATATGTTGGTACACAGCTTTACTTCTAGGAAGATGCATGCACCAACAACCACTAATCAAATCCTATGCTGATATAGCTGAGGTTGCTTTTGGTTACAAAGGAAGAACTTTCATTGCAACTTTCTTATATCTAGAGCTTTTTTTAATTCTTGTGGAGCTTCTTATACTAGAAGGAGACAATTTGGCCAAATTGTTCCCAAATATGAGTTTCACAATGATAGGGTTCAAGATTGGAAGTAAAAGTGCTTTTGTGTTAATCACTGCTTTGATAGTATTGCCAACAACTTGGTTGAGAAGTTTAGGGGCTTTGGCTTATATATCTTTTGGAGGGATTGTAACTTCTTTGATTTTAATTGGTTGTATTGTGTGGGTGGGTGAAGTGGATGGTGTTGGGTTTCATGAAAGAGGAAAGTTACTGAATTTGGGAGGTTTGTCTACTTCTATGAGCCTTTTTGCTTTCTGTTTTTCTGCTCATGCATTGATGCCAACAATATGCAATTCTATGAATGATAGAAACCAGTACTCTAAGGTCAGTGATACTTGTGTCCTTGAAATCACTTTTTTTAATCTATAGTATGGTTTGTTCTATGGTattgaaaataaattaaacaTAAAGTGATTTATTTATCTCTGTCTTGATTTTACTTATGAAAGTGATACTTTGCTAATTGCAGGTTATGCTGGTTTGCTTTGCTGCAAGTACTGTTATCTATGGAACCATTGCAGTATTAGGCTACATGATGTTTGGAGATAATTTGAAATCTCAAATCACATTAAATCTACCAACAAATACAATAAGTACAAAAATAGCAATATATACCACAGTAATTAATCCTTTCACTAAGTATGCTATTGTAATCACTCCAATAATCAATGCCATTGAGGAAAAATGGCATCTGTGTAAGAAAAGACCTATCAGCATTCTCATTAGAACCACCATTGTTGTCATCAGTGTGGTTGTGGCTCTTTTTGTTCCGTTGTTTGGATACATTATGGCATTTATTGGTGCTTTCTTGTGTGTGTCCATCTCATTATTGTTTCCTTGCCTATGCTACTTGAAGATGCACAAAGCTGCAAGGAGATTTGGGTTAGAATTGATCATAATTGTAGCAATTCTGGTCATTGGTACATTTATTGGAATACAGGGTACCTACACTTCACTTGTGCAAATAGTAAAAAATGTAAAGCTGTGAAGGTTTTTGCTTGGGCCATTTTTGCATACTTGAATGTCATCTTAGTTGCAATTTTACAAGCAATGTAAGCATTTTTTTTTGTTGGAGCCATTTCTTCTttttaataatataataaataaatgGCTTGATTAAACAAATCCTAGCAAGATGGTTGTGGCTTTTCAGAACAAGTAAATGCACTATAACAACATTTGTATATCAAATTAGCACAAAAATATGATGATATACAACAAATATCAAAGTCTTTCTTTCCTCAAAGGTATTAGAGATGCTTTTGTATAGAGTTTGTTATAGGGCTTATATTATGTGTTATCACTAAGTATAGTTGTATTAGAATTTGTTAGTGTTGTACATCTGGCATAGAATTTGTTAGTGTCTAACCTTATCAAttccttatatatatatatggatcCTCTGTACTATGCGTTCTTGAGAAATACAATAACAGAATTTCTTCTTTTCTCCTTGCTTATCCTTTTAACATGGTATCTTGAGCTTTTTTTTCTTTCTCGATCTCAACGCTTCCATGGCGTCACCGTTCAGCACTGGCGGTGCTTTCCCTTTATCTCATGTGAAACTTTCACATCTCATCTCCGTCAAATTAGATGAGAAAAACTTTAAACAGTGGAAACAGCAGATCGAAGGCGTGATTCATGGTCATCGTCTTCAACGGTTCGTTACGGTACCGTGCGTTCCACCGCGTCTTCTTCCCGGTGCCGATCCAGTCATCGGCGGTCCTAATGCTGACTATCTTAATTGGGAACAGCAGGATGCGCTTATTTGCACCTGGTTGCTCTCCACTATTTCCGACTCTCTTCTTCCCAAACTCGTCGACTGCGCCTACTCATGGCAAGTTTGGTCGGAGATTCACTGCTACTTCAATACTCTGCTTACCACCAAAGTGCGACAACTGCGATCTAATCTTCGCAATCTGAGAAAAGGTTCGCGCTCCATCACTGACTTCGTTGTTCATGTTCGTGACATCAGCAAAGCGTTGGTGTCCATCGGAGATCCAGTTCCTCTCCGTAATCTTATTGAGGTAGTTCTTGATGCTCTTCCTGAGGACTACGATCCTATTGTTGTTGCGATCAACAGTAAAGACGACTTGTGTTCTCTTGATGAACTTGAGTCCAGTCTCCTTGCGCATGAATCGTGACTTGAGAAGAATCGCAAGGTTGTGATCACTGAACTGATATCAGTTAATATGGCTCAAGCTCCACCATCTTCGGTGTCGCACTCGACTGAACATTCTGGTTCTAATTCCACCTCTGAATTTCCCATTGGTACCAGCCATGTAACTGCTAATACCGACACTCATGGCACTGGTTCTCGTGGAGGTAGACATGGTCGCGGTGGTGGTCGTTATGGAGGTAGACATGGTTCCAGTTTAATTGCAAGATCAAAACTGTTCAAAGTGATGGTGGTGGTGAATTCAAACCCCTCACTAAGCACCTCACTGAATTGGGCATCATTCACAGGTTTACTTGTCCCTACACTCACCATCAAAATGGTATAGTTGAAAGAAAACATCGTCATATAGTTGAAACAGGTCTATCGTTGCTTGCTCATTCCAATATGCCTCTCAAGTATTGGGATCATGCATTTGTCACTGCAGCTTATCTTATCAATAGGTTGCCTAGTCCTTCTCTCCAAAATAAGTCTCCCTATTTCAAATTGATGCATCAGTCACCAGATTATTCTAGCCTCCGTGTGTTTGGGTGTGCTTGCTTCCCTTTTCTTCGTCCATACAACTCTCACAAGCTAGACTTTAGATCTCAGGAGTGTGTATTTTTAGGTTATTCAACTGTGCATAAAGGCTATAAATGTTTGGCTGCAGATGGTCACATCTATATCTTTAAAGATGTGATGTTTCATGAGTCAAAATTTCCATATCCTACCATGTTTTCCACCTCCCATAT includes:
- the LOC127075270 gene encoding amino acid transporter AVT1I, giving the protein METQSQLHVSSNSNQHKEGTSFFKTCFNGLNTLAGMGMLSMPYAISQGGWISFMLLIILAVICWYTALLLGRCMHQQPLIKSYADIAEVAFGYKGRTFIATFLYLELFLILVELLILEGDNLAKLFPNMSFTMIGFKIGSKSAFVLITALIVLPTTWLRSLGALAYISFGGIVTSLILIGCIVWVGEVDGVGFHERGKLLNLGGLSTSMSLFAFCFSAHALMPTICNSMNDRNQYSKVMLVCFAASTVIYGTIAVLGYMMFGDNLKSQITLNLPTNTISTKIAIYTTVINPFTKYAIVITPIINAIEEKWHLCKKRPISILIRTTIVVISVVVALFVPLFGYIMAFIGAFLCVSISLLFPCLCYLKMHKAARRFGLELIIIVAILVIGTFIGIQGTYTSLVQIVKNVKL